The following coding sequences are from one Bufo bufo chromosome 2, aBufBuf1.1, whole genome shotgun sequence window:
- the LOC120990829 gene encoding olfactory receptor 6M1-like, whose protein sequence is MIHVNQTKFILVGFTLGPWAQNTVFLLLFVLYLISLIGNLSIITAVWLDKRLHTPMYFFLSSLAFLDIWFISSTVPKLLMILAYNNNIISISGCILQFYFYVSLGTIEFYLLAVMSVDRYVAISHPLRYHSIITNKACLWLLLISWVFGFITFIYPTVLILGLSFCGPYEINHFFCDSSAVVKISCSDIHQFDMVFASFASAVILGSFCLTLISYCNILFTIIMIPSTRGKIKAFSTCSSHFTVVLLAYGSAIFIYVRPVENSSSDLNKMVALLNSVMTPVLNPFIYTLRNRQVQKIFREIGMKLVHNKSSSLLR, encoded by the coding sequence ATGATTCATGTCAATCAAACAAAATTTATCCTTGTTGGTTTTACACTTGGTCCTTGGGCACAGAACACTGTCTTCTTACTGCTTTTTGTACTTTACTTGATATCTCTGATTGGAAACTTGTCAATCATTACTGCTGTCTGGTTGGACAAGCGCCTCCATACTCCCATGTATTTCTTCCTCAGCAGCTTGGCTTTTTTGGATATTTGGTTCATATCATCCACAGTCCCTAAATTGCTCATGATACTTGCCTACAACAACAACATCATTTCTATATCTGGTTGTATCCTGCAGTTTTATTTCTATGTGTCATTAGGTACTATAGAATTTTATCTTTTAGCTGTCATGTCAGTGGATCGTTATGTAGCAATTTCTCATCCATTGAGGTATCATTCAATCATTACCAACAAGGCCTGCCTTTGGTTATTGTTAATATCCTGGGTATTTGGATTTATTACTTTTATCTATCCCACAGTGTTAATACTTGGTTTGTCTTTCTGTGGTCCATATGAGATCAATCATTTCTTCTGTGATAGTTCAGCAGTTGTAAAGATAAGTTGCTCTGATATACATCAGTTTGATATGGTTTTTGCCAGCTTTGCCTCAGCTGTGATTTTGGGTTCTTTCTGTCTCACGTTAATTTCCTATTGTAATATTCTCTTTACCATAATAATGATACCCTCTACAAGGGGAAAAATCAAAGCTTTCTCAACTTGCTCCTCTCATTTCACGGTTGTCTTATTGGCTTATGGCAGTGCCATCTTTATCTATGTGCGACCAGTGGAGAATTCCTCTTCTGACCTTAACAAAATGGTTGCCCTTCTTAATAGTGTCATGACACCAGTGCTTAATCCATTTATCTACACTTTGCGGAACAGACAGGTCCAAAAAATCTTCAGGGAAATAGGGATGAAACTTGTTCATAATAAAAGTTCTAGTCTACTAAGATAA